One window from the genome of Erwinia pyri encodes:
- a CDS encoding DUF7681 family protein translates to MKIHNIKAPPTGGFSIGVNMSEEQSQGSCTVKGARTLSHDGTDKMNRLRDISRHFLTLLDTTKETGAVPRWMAMANTEMQKACMSACRTVTLPEDDC, encoded by the coding sequence ATGAAAATTCATAACATAAAAGCACCGCCTACGGGCGGTTTTTCTATTGGAGTGAATATGAGCGAAGAACAATCCCAGGGCAGCTGCACCGTTAAGGGGGCTCGGACACTTTCACACGACGGGACTGATAAGATGAACCGGCTCAGGGATATAAGCCGCCATTTCCTTACCCTGCTGGACACTACAAAAGAAACAGGCGCAGTTCCACGGTGGATGGCCATGGCGAATACCGAAATGCAGAAAGCTTGCATGTCAGCATGTCGAACTGTAACTCTGCCGGAAGACGATTGCTAA
- a CDS encoding bifunctional diguanylate cyclase/phosphodiesterase: MLVNLNGDEAQRLEAVRVLRTPDESRDAILDDFVHLAAESLGMPGSFISVLDDSQQYITASQNIPVRRVPRKDAFCRYVMESEGTVIIPDMLKDPRSSDHPLVTGEPYVRFYAGAPLRTAEGILLGTFCVTDTRPHRFLSRQRRILEQLAGLVMAFLETWHSAGFTDAATGLPNRQALIRELQHRAVMCGADRLRLMIIDCIDMHKASELERSLGMLPVEALLRDVGRLLSLRLSLPTGGKLYTVASGRYAVLTEETCPLTAAILSTRLLGVTAQIEEGIAVDLTINVGEACFTPADVSAQEGLRRATSALHEAISSGSGVRSFDALTDGHRNGEFRLMHDLATALHGGSGLCLVYQPKISLKSGELTGLEALIRWRHPTRGMLSPDAFLPSAARTRLHAVLADWVIRTAMAQLACWQEAGCAVPVSVNLSESDFSRDGFAAALSEGMRQAGLAPALLDIECLETEKIVEKEGAVAALLALRERGFRIALDDFGAGFNNISYLHRMPLDIIKLDRVLVSDIAVDSRSRTIATNIIRMLKELEYTVIAEGVEDRATADVLTAAGCDQGQGYYYSRPLSVTDITRLLLRMQ; the protein is encoded by the coding sequence ATGCTTGTTAATCTGAATGGTGACGAAGCGCAACGTCTGGAGGCCGTCAGGGTACTGCGCACGCCTGACGAAAGCCGGGATGCGATCCTCGATGATTTTGTGCATCTTGCTGCGGAGTCTCTGGGTATGCCGGGCAGTTTCATTTCAGTGCTGGATGACAGCCAGCAGTACATTACTGCCTCTCAGAATATCCCCGTCCGGAGGGTTCCGCGTAAAGACGCGTTTTGCCGCTATGTTATGGAGAGCGAAGGAACCGTTATTATTCCTGACATGCTTAAGGATCCGCGATCTTCAGATCATCCTCTTGTCACGGGGGAGCCCTACGTCCGTTTTTATGCCGGCGCCCCGCTGCGGACCGCTGAGGGGATACTTCTGGGTACGTTTTGTGTCACCGATACACGACCGCACCGGTTTTTATCACGTCAACGCAGAATACTTGAGCAACTGGCCGGTCTGGTGATGGCATTTCTGGAGACCTGGCATTCAGCCGGCTTTACGGATGCGGCCACCGGTCTGCCCAACCGTCAGGCACTGATACGTGAACTGCAGCACAGAGCGGTAATGTGTGGCGCTGACCGGTTGCGGCTGATGATTATCGACTGTATTGATATGCATAAAGCCAGCGAGCTGGAACGCTCACTGGGTATGCTGCCGGTCGAAGCCCTGCTCAGGGACGTCGGCAGGCTATTGTCCCTGCGTCTCAGCCTGCCGACCGGGGGCAAGCTGTATACCGTTGCTTCCGGACGCTATGCCGTGCTGACTGAAGAGACCTGTCCGCTGACCGCCGCTATCCTCAGTACGCGGTTACTGGGCGTCACGGCGCAGATAGAAGAGGGTATTGCTGTTGATCTGACAATTAATGTCGGTGAGGCGTGTTTCACTCCGGCTGACGTTTCTGCGCAGGAAGGGCTTCGTCGTGCGACCAGTGCGCTACATGAGGCCATCTCCTCCGGCAGCGGCGTACGGAGCTTTGATGCACTCACCGACGGACACCGTAACGGGGAGTTCCGGTTGATGCATGACCTCGCGACTGCTCTGCACGGCGGGAGCGGACTCTGTCTGGTTTACCAGCCCAAAATATCCCTTAAGTCGGGCGAACTGACCGGTCTGGAGGCCCTTATCCGCTGGCGACATCCGACGCGCGGTATGCTTTCTCCGGACGCCTTCCTGCCTTCCGCTGCCCGTACACGTCTGCACGCCGTGCTTGCTGACTGGGTCATACGGACCGCTATGGCGCAGCTGGCGTGCTGGCAGGAGGCTGGCTGTGCCGTGCCGGTCTCCGTGAATCTCAGCGAGAGTGATTTTTCACGCGATGGTTTTGCTGCCGCTCTTTCTGAGGGGATGAGGCAGGCCGGACTGGCACCGGCACTTCTTGATATTGAATGTCTGGAAACGGAAAAAATAGTGGAGAAAGAAGGGGCGGTTGCGGCGCTGCTGGCGCTCAGGGAACGCGGGTTCAGGATTGCACTCGATGATTTTGGCGCGGGTTTCAACAACATCAGCTACCTGCACCGGATGCCACTGGACATTATCAAACTTGACCGTGTGCTGGTGAGCGATATTGCCGTCGACAGCCGCAGCCGTACCATCGCCACTAACATCATCCGCATGCTTAAAGAACTTGAGTATACCGTCATTGCCGAAGGCGTTGAGGATCGGGCAACTGCAGACGTGCTGACAGCGGCTGGCTGCGACCAGGGGCAGGGATATTATTATTCGCGGCCACTGTCAGTTACCGACATCACCCGTCTGCTGTTGCGCATGCAGTGA
- a CDS encoding sensor domain-containing diguanylate cyclase, translating into MLINLSGNEAQRQKATDALKMPDDSRDAILKQFAWLASESLGIPGSFISVIDEHHQFVRAAHNFALCRTSREDAFCRHVVDNGNVMIVPDTLLDPNFATHPLVVAPPGIRFYAGAPLENREGVILGTLCVTDRKPHRFPRKKVRMLTTLARLVMAFLETWHSAGFTDAATGLPNRQALIRQLRLLATDADIVPLRLTLIDCIDMSRAYELARALGMTPVEALLRNIGTLLRDRLALAPADVLYAVATGRYAILAPADDRFSAQRVVEELRDVIARPEDGVAMDLTIHTGEVCFEPAVLPAQEVLRRAVSALHEAISLHVGAREFDECSDIRRNGDFRLMNDLAAALKTGTGGLYLVYQPKISLRGGHPVGFEALIRWRHPVRGELSPAEFLPAAQFTNLMDRLTDWVVAEAVRQLKRWSDDGRALPVSVNVSVSDLARSNFVSMLHTRINGAGLPASLVGIECLETEKATENPAALANMERLRRSGFRISLDDFGAGYSNIGCLRQMPVDVIKLDRALVAGLTTDPGSRIIAAAVIRMLKELNYVVVAEGVEDRETVSLLDDYGCDQVQGFYFSRPLTPTELDSWLLQQTPPAGKVPLPASGGCLLPAWRDPAP; encoded by the coding sequence ATGCTTATCAATCTCAGTGGAAATGAGGCACAGCGGCAAAAAGCCACTGACGCGCTCAAAATGCCCGACGACAGCCGGGATGCCATATTAAAACAGTTTGCCTGGCTTGCCAGCGAGTCGCTGGGGATCCCGGGCAGTTTCATCTCCGTTATTGATGAACATCATCAGTTCGTACGGGCTGCGCATAATTTCGCGTTATGCCGGACGTCGCGGGAAGATGCGTTCTGCCGTCATGTGGTGGACAATGGAAATGTTATGATTGTGCCCGATACCCTGCTTGATCCGAACTTCGCTACGCATCCGCTGGTCGTTGCCCCGCCCGGCATCCGGTTTTATGCCGGCGCACCGCTGGAAAATCGCGAAGGTGTCATCCTGGGTACCCTGTGCGTGACGGACCGGAAGCCACACAGGTTCCCGCGTAAAAAAGTCAGAATGCTGACAACACTGGCACGCCTGGTGATGGCATTTCTGGAGACCTGGCATTCAGCCGGCTTTACGGATGCGGCCACCGGTCTGCCCAACCGTCAGGCACTGATACGTCAACTGCGGCTCCTTGCCACTGATGCTGATATCGTTCCGCTTCGCCTGACGTTAATTGACTGCATTGATATGTCCCGTGCTTATGAACTGGCGCGTGCACTGGGTATGACGCCGGTGGAAGCGCTGCTGCGCAACATCGGTACCCTACTGCGGGACAGACTGGCGCTGGCGCCAGCCGATGTGCTCTATGCCGTGGCCACCGGCCGTTATGCCATTCTGGCTCCGGCAGACGACCGTTTCTCAGCACAACGCGTTGTCGAAGAGCTGCGCGACGTCATCGCCCGTCCTGAGGATGGTGTGGCGATGGACCTGACCATTCATACCGGTGAAGTCTGTTTTGAACCCGCTGTGCTGCCGGCGCAGGAGGTGTTACGGCGTGCGGTCAGCGCGCTGCATGAGGCCATCAGCCTGCATGTCGGTGCGCGGGAATTTGATGAGTGCAGTGATATCCGGCGCAACGGTGATTTCAGGCTGATGAACGATCTGGCCGCGGCCCTGAAAACCGGGACCGGTGGTCTCTATCTGGTTTACCAGCCAAAGATTTCTCTTCGGGGCGGTCACCCTGTGGGTTTTGAAGCGCTGATCCGCTGGCGGCATCCGGTGCGGGGTGAGCTTTCCCCGGCGGAGTTCCTGCCTGCGGCACAGTTCACCAATCTGATGGACAGATTAACCGACTGGGTTGTCGCCGAGGCGGTTCGCCAGCTGAAGCGCTGGTCTGATGACGGTCGTGCCCTGCCGGTGTCGGTCAATGTCAGTGTCAGTGACCTTGCCCGTAGTAACTTTGTCAGCATGCTGCATACCCGGATAAACGGCGCTGGCCTGCCGGCGTCTCTGGTGGGCATTGAATGTCTGGAAACAGAAAAGGCCACGGAAAATCCGGCAGCCCTGGCGAACATGGAGCGACTCAGGCGGAGCGGTTTTCGAATTTCTCTGGATGATTTCGGTGCCGGCTACAGTAATATTGGTTGTCTACGGCAGATGCCGGTTGATGTTATCAAGCTTGACCGGGCACTGGTTGCCGGTCTGACGACCGATCCCGGCAGCCGCATTATCGCCGCCGCCGTTATCCGCATGCTGAAAGAACTGAACTATGTGGTGGTGGCCGAGGGCGTGGAAGACCGGGAAACGGTGAGTTTGCTTGATGATTACGGGTGTGACCAGGTACAGGGCTTTTACTTTTCCCGCCCGCTGACGCCGACAGAACTTGACAGCTGGCTCCTGCAACAGACACCCCCTGCAGGTAAGGTTCCGCTACCGGCCTCCGGCGGTTGTTTACTCCCCGCCTGGCGGGATCCCGCTCCCTGA
- a CDS encoding diguanylate cyclase yields MTNSLSGLKNRHGFSVRNQVYPQIGMHSIIAIDIDHSDSCRYHASDRVLFSLAALLRFLSRSGEVVLRFGGEDLIFFLSHTVVAGGLMLAKCVRQTVAALTFPHAERVIHPAGGR; encoded by the coding sequence ATGACCAATTCCCTGTCCGGCCTGAAGAACCGTCATGGCTTCAGCGTCCGGAATCAGGTATATCCTCAGATCGGTATGCACAGCATCATTGCCATCGATATAGATCACAGCGACAGCTGCCGATACCATGCCAGCGACAGGGTGCTGTTCAGTCTGGCGGCGTTACTTCGTTTCCTGAGTCGCAGTGGTGAGGTGGTGCTTCGTTTCGGCGGTGAAGACTTAATATTTTTTCTGTCTCACACCGTTGTTGCGGGAGGGCTGATGCTCGCGAAATGTGTTCGCCAGACCGTTGCAGCACTGACCTTCCCGCATGCGGAGCGCGTTATTCACCCGGCAGGGGGCCGGTGA
- a CDS encoding helix-turn-helix domain-containing protein, with protein MDKQVSHFPVAVQTNIRELRLAAGLSQEAAAERCGLSLRVWQTKESVSKPGLLSQAEYEMLLLLAGCHPYYPLHSVH; from the coding sequence TTGGATAAACAGGTATCTCATTTTCCCGTCGCTGTGCAGACTAACATCCGTGAGCTCCGTCTGGCTGCAGGTCTCTCGCAGGAAGCAGCGGCTGAGCGTTGTGGCCTTAGTCTGCGTGTCTGGCAGACCAAAGAATCTGTATCAAAACCCGGGCTGCTGAGCCAGGCAGAATATGAAATGCTTCTGTTACTGGCCGGGTGTCACCCTTATTACCCGTTACACAGTGTTCACTGA
- a CDS encoding methyl-accepting chemotaxis protein: MKRLSIGSYFMDLKVRTKLGLSFSIVIGALIITALVASGCLDTIQDNSARRSLTIEMNSTFGNARLNRTLYQYTNEQEYADKNAEALNKLQVQYQKLTEFSWDVEGKKHLSDIESAMKAYGIQRNILVDYMQRMMEQAARLQQFKYLSLAKEMDLLVEKNAPDPTTATDLQRLSSQLKEINILIIAFTKVPDGKGLKTLITALGAAKDTVNFLNNKNIPILSAVTAPTQDVLGKVLQMISPFEILWSEHHLAAKTLVKKGEAFDASLSRMFDYQKEVSADFIRIARVKIGLISLVAVILSVLFAWRITLSITQPLSDTLAVARKISTGDLSQTVISERKDELGLLMNAVNSMRSKLEEIISNVRNGVSNVNNAASEIAMGNEDLSSRTEEQAAAVVQTAASMEQLTSTVKLNSENAIYASQLASEASSQATQGGMVVSGVINTMDQIRKSSSRISEITQVINGIAFQTNILALNAAVEAARAGEGGRGFAVVAGEVRNLAQRSAIAAKEIESLIKDSVSQVNSGSAQVDTAGRTMQGIIHSVGQVNDIMKEIATASDEQNRGISQISQAMTEMDTTTQQNAALVEQSAAAAGSLQEEAARLEKAVSFFRNYAPNISVEPSFARQELPVPHKKISSVSDKHWKAF; encoded by the coding sequence ATGAAACGTCTCAGTATCGGCAGTTATTTTATGGACCTGAAAGTCAGAACAAAACTCGGTCTCAGTTTTTCCATTGTCATTGGGGCTTTAATTATTACGGCCCTTGTCGCTTCAGGTTGCCTTGATACCATTCAGGATAACTCTGCCCGTCGAAGTTTGACTATAGAAATGAACAGTACATTCGGTAATGCCCGTCTCAATCGCACTTTATACCAGTATACGAATGAGCAGGAATACGCCGATAAAAACGCGGAGGCTCTTAATAAATTGCAAGTCCAGTATCAAAAACTTACCGAATTTAGCTGGGATGTAGAAGGTAAGAAACACCTCAGCGATATTGAATCAGCAATGAAAGCTTATGGAATACAAAGAAATATATTAGTTGATTACATGCAGCGGATGATGGAACAGGCGGCAAGATTGCAACAATTTAAATATCTCAGTCTTGCAAAGGAAATGGACCTGCTCGTTGAAAAAAATGCACCAGACCCGACAACTGCAACAGATCTACAGCGTCTTTCGTCTCAGCTCAAAGAAATAAACATCCTGATTATTGCTTTTACAAAAGTCCCTGACGGTAAAGGACTTAAAACGTTAATTACCGCACTTGGGGCTGCCAAAGATACCGTGAACTTTCTCAATAATAAAAATATACCAATCTTATCTGCTGTTACCGCCCCAACGCAGGATGTTCTTGGTAAGGTTTTACAGATGATATCCCCTTTCGAAATATTATGGTCTGAACATCACCTGGCGGCAAAAACTCTTGTTAAGAAAGGAGAGGCATTCGACGCCTCACTTTCAAGAATGTTTGATTACCAAAAGGAAGTATCTGCAGATTTTATTCGAATAGCACGCGTAAAAATAGGATTAATATCTTTAGTTGCCGTCATTCTTAGTGTATTATTCGCATGGCGTATAACGCTGAGTATTACTCAGCCGCTGTCTGATACCCTTGCTGTAGCACGTAAGATCTCCACTGGGGATCTAAGCCAGACTGTTATTTCGGAGCGTAAAGATGAGCTCGGATTATTAATGAATGCAGTCAACAGCATGAGATCGAAACTGGAAGAAATTATTAGTAACGTTCGCAACGGTGTGTCAAACGTCAACAATGCTGCTTCTGAAATAGCTATGGGTAATGAAGATTTGTCTTCACGGACCGAAGAGCAGGCTGCAGCTGTTGTACAGACGGCGGCAAGTATGGAACAGCTTACATCGACGGTAAAACTTAACAGCGAAAATGCGATTTATGCCAGTCAGCTTGCCAGTGAGGCATCGTCACAAGCCACCCAGGGCGGTATGGTCGTCAGCGGTGTTATTAATACAATGGACCAGATCAGGAAAAGTTCCTCCCGTATTTCAGAAATAACCCAGGTAATTAATGGTATTGCTTTTCAGACAAATATATTGGCTCTGAACGCTGCCGTGGAAGCTGCACGGGCCGGGGAAGGTGGTAGAGGGTTTGCAGTCGTTGCAGGGGAAGTGAGAAATCTCGCTCAGCGAAGCGCCATTGCTGCAAAAGAGATTGAAAGTCTTATCAAGGATTCGGTCAGTCAGGTTAATTCGGGCTCGGCCCAGGTCGATACAGCAGGCAGAACGATGCAGGGTATCATTCATTCCGTTGGACAGGTTAATGATATCATGAAGGAGATAGCCACCGCCTCGGATGAACAAAACCGTGGAATTAGCCAGATAAGTCAGGCGATGACTGAGATGGATACAACCACCCAGCAAAATGCTGCACTGGTCGAACAATCCGCTGCAGCAGCCGGTTCATTACAGGAAGAGGCAGCGCGGTTAGAAAAAGCGGTATCATTTTTCAGAAACTATGCACCCAATATATCTGTGGAACCTTCTTTTGCCCGACAAGAATTGCCCGTACCCCATAAAAAGATCTCCTCTGTCTCAGATAAACACTGGAAAGCATTTTGA